AAGCTGTCACAGATCGCTTGCCGGATGATCGAGTGGTCACTGCAACTACCACACCTATTGAGGATGTGTCGAATGCTATGTTTTCGTTCATGGATATTCTAGAGATGGATTTCGATCCATTCGATAACACTACTAGCTTCGTGTGATATGATCACATCTTTTTCCATTGATCACTCACTTGAAATATCGGGGGTACTCCGAAATAGGCTCTAAGCATGAGCAGAAGGTCTTTGCCACTCCCGTGAAGGAACTTTGTAAAGAATGCCTCCGACTTGGGTTCAGTTGTGAATTGTCGACAATGACCCCAAAAGCTTTGAAGATGCTCATTCTTGTGCCAACAAGAGGGATTTCTGATGTCCCGTCTCGGTTGTAAGGATAGCGCCGAGTGCCGAAGCTTAAATGTGCCTCTACCGAAGTACATGATTGCCGACTGTAGTGGGAGGCCATTGACGCTGTAATCTAATCATCTGCAGACAGGCACAAACGCCGCCCTAGATTAACAGAACCATATGACAAATCGACAAGACTCCGTCGGAATGATATGCAGCCGTTGCAGTATGTTGGCGTAGGTAGGTATGCAGCGGGTGGCTATTCTGCTAGACTTAATCAAGCAAGTGTAGATTCTTCTCTTGATACAGTCGATTTGACTACAACGTCCGttgtttataaaagagaacATCGTTCCACAACAGAATACGATGGAATTATAGTTTGAATTCAAACACCAGTATCTCTATAAACTTCTAAACGAAAGATCTTATCTTCGCTCCTACTCCTACCGCAACTTTCAATCATGTCGAACCTGATCGTAGTCATTGGCGCAGCCGGTGGTCAGGGCGGAGGCGTCGTTGACGCCTTCCTCAAAGAACCAGACTGGAAAGTCAGAGGCACCACTCGAAACACCTCGAGTGAGAAAGCAAAGGCTCTCACTGCAAAGGGCGTCGAAGTTGTCTCTGCGAATCTCAACGATGAAGAGAGCCTCGAGAGAGCCTTCCACGGGGCCACGGCGATCTTCGCATTCACTGACTACTACGACACGTTCTTCGAACTCGGCGATGAGAAGTCCGTGGAGTTGGAGTTTGAACAGGGAAAAAGAATTGCCCGTGCGGCGGCGAATACGGAGTCCTTTCAACGACTTGTGTTCAGCGCCGGGCCTCACACGAGCAAGATCACCAACGGGGAAGCTGTCTGCCCCCACCTCGAAGGCAAGGGGCGCATCGTCTCGTATGTTACACAAGAGATGCCGGATCTTTCCGCCAAGACCACCTTCGCCGTGTTCACTGTCTTTGCGAACAACGCACTGCTCTATGATATCTTCAAGCCGATTTACGTGGTAAGTAAAGTATTTGAGTGCCCCAATAATCAGAGACATACTGACCAGGTTGAAGCCGAGCGCCAAAAAGTATGTCACCTTGTACCCAGTGCCACCCCACACGCCGTACCCATGTGTTGGAGATCCCGTCGCCAATGGAGGCATTTTTGTTCGAAGACTGGTGAAgagccctcctcctccaggATCCTTTGTCCGATGCAACGTTGAAACCTTGACTATGGAGTCTTATCTCGCCGCCTGGGGACGGGCCACTGGGCTCGCGCCTGAGGAGGGCTCAACCGCCGCCGTGCAGGTTTCTCCCCAAAGCTATGTTGAACTGTGGGGCGCCATGGCTCAAGAGCAGCTTTCGCAATGGCAATTCTTTCAATGGATTCAGGATCACTATCCCCCGACGTGGGAAGGAGTCACCATCGTGGAGGGGATGGATCTATTGACTGAGGAGGACAAGAAGGAACTTCTTAGCGTTGAGGAGTCTCTGAAGCGGTACGACTGGAGTGCGTTTGAGAAGAAGCCGACGGCCAAGGCTGTCACCGGCCGGTTCTCGACTTGAGGAAGTCAGGGTAGGGTTCCCGCAAGATCCAGGAAATTGATTTGCCTTATTCAGTACCATGAAGCCGTGGCTAGCTCTTATCTGAATAATGTCTCAAGCGCATTTGTCTGTAGCGCAAATGGGACATTGTTTTGTAAAGCAACTATAGGCTCACAATATGTTATGCAACACCTAAACTGGCATGGGCCACCGGAAGTGTGGACATTAAGGTCCATGTGCAGACACTTGGTGCGCTCAGCGTCATGCAGACCTTCACCCGGCAGATATCTGCCAGTGCCTCGTTTGTTTGTTTCTCAGTCGTGACTCTGCTCGCAAGAGTGGGACGAAAAGAGCTTCGGAAACTGCATAGTGATATTGGTGGTGCAGATCATCTAGGGGAACGAGTCGGTGCCTTTGAGTACTTGAAAAGATTGCAAGCCCCATAGTCTGAGGCATAAATTTATCAGGGTACCATAACTGTTGCCATCGGCCTGAGAGTCTTTGAAACACTTGCTGGTCAAACTTGCTGTCATTTTTGGAGCTATTATCAACTGGTCTATATGTAACAAACACAAGTCCACCTCAGCAGAGAGGTCGCGGCAAAGTCAAATTTTGTTCCAGGACCATCATCTAGTATATAGGTCAATGATAGGAGGTATAAATATGGTCTTGCAACTCAGAGACTGCATCAAATTGCAAAAATGATTTCGCCCGGACATGAACCGGAGACCTTCAGTGTGTTAGACTGACGTGATAACCAACTACACCACGAAACCTTGGAGGCCAGAAGCGCCTGTAGTGACGAGAGAGCCTGAGGGGCTCTAAGTTCTTTCTGGCTGGGGCTCTCCTCCTTTGTCTTTCGCGTCTCCCTCTTTCTTCAGGTCATCCCTTTTTCTCTCTTGTTTTCTTTTCTGACTTGTCGGCGTCGGTTCTTTGCCTCAGTCCAAGGTAACATGATGTCTAAAGATTCAATTCGAGATTGCTTTGCGATTTGAACTTGCGTCACATTTTGCGCAATGTAAGAAGACGTTAATACTATTCAGGTTATCAACAAGGCGAGATCCCCGCTAGAGGGAGAAAAAACAAAAGTCTCTCGCCCCCGACATCCCCGCGCACCGCATGGCGCAAGATCCTGGAACCCAGTCAGGCGATTCGCCAGGCCAGTGATGGCGTGCAGTCACTCTACTGGTACGGCTTGGCTGTCGTTCGCTGGTTGAGAAATCATGCATTCTAGATTTCGTGGCGTCAAATTGTATCTCGTGCTATGATGCTTCAGAAGAAGGGTTATCTCATACCGTTTTCCATCAATCCCACCTTTACACCTGATCTTAACTAAAGAGCATGTCCAAAAAGCTTGATGCGCATGCTAGCGCTAGCTTTGTATCGCAACCGAGGCAGCTTTCGAGTTCTCCGCCGGTTTTCCGATTGTCGGCCCGCAATGGAACGGGGCCGTTGTCCAGTTCAAGCTGGAGACCCCGGACAACCCAGGAGGCCGAAATCAGCGCACCTTGTCCTTCTCGGTTGCTGGGCCGGGCAACCTTTCTGAGCCAGCTTGGTCTGGTATGGTTCGGAAAGGTGAGCTGCTTTATGCAGCCTAGAGGGTTACGCTACACTGGCGCTTGTCGGGCTTGTCAACGAGAAAAGGAGGCAAAAAATTGTTGGACATTTTACATAACGGTGGAATTATCGACCGAGGTGGGGTGTCAATGTCCCGAAGAGTGACACTGCGTCTGAAGCTGTATGAAGCTGCTGCATTGCATGAGTCTTCAAGGCCATGTATACTCGAGGGACTATCGTTGTATTTGCGCCTTGTCCAGTGCTGACCGAAGATCGAACTCAATTCAAGATTGCCAAACTCCAAGCTGGGCTCTTTTGATTTTATTATTGGTAAGACATTCGAGGCACAGCTCTTCCAGTATTCTTCAGTCAGGGATCGCCAAACGAGGGGCAATTGCGGGGTAACAGCTTGAGGCAGCACACGCGCACCACTTCCAGCGCAGCAAAGTTGAGAGAGCACCCGCAAAAACACCAAAGCTCCATCGCGGGGATATTACGGCGCATCGTCAAACCACCGGCCTCGTCCCACCCAACCTCCCCATCCAAATAGAAATCCGCCCCCAAAACGTCACAAGCCATCACCATCACACTCTtctttcttctcttcttttcttctaCCCTTTCGCCAGTTTGGATCGTCTTGTTCAACATCGTCTCTTCGGCAGCAAAGATACCCAATCCGCATTCGATCTCGAGCGAAACACACGTTCGCCCGCTATGGCCGGTCCCGTTCCCACCGCGAGCGCCCTCGCCGACATCTACACAGACGATGCCCTCCCCATTCAGACCAAGCGCTGGTCGTCTCTGCTCTCACAGTTCGAGTCCGAGTACGGCCACCCGGCCTCTGTCGTTGCCCGCTCCCCCGGCCGCGTGAACATTATCGGCGAGCACATCGACTACTCCCTCTACTCCGTCCTCCCTATGGCAATCACCGCCGATGCCATCCTCGCCTTCTCCGTCACCGACACTCCCGCTGACTCCGACACCTTCACCCTCCGCGTCGCAAACGCCCAGTCCGACAAGTACCCCTCCCGCACCTTTGAAGTCCCCATCGGCGCCGATGTTCCTATCGACTCCAAGGTCCACGAGTGGTCCAACTACTTCAAGAGCGGCTTGAGTGGCGCCCTGGAGCTGCTGCGTCGGAAGCATGGCAAGGACTTCAGACCCAAGGGTATGAAGATCCTCATGGACGGCAACGTCCCCGTTGGCGGTGGTCTCAGCTCTAGTGCTGCTTTCGTTAGTGCCTCGGCATTGGCTGTCATGCTTGCCAACGGCGAGAAGACTGTTGACAAGACCGAGCTCACTAAGCTTGCCATCGTCAGTGAGCGTGCCGTTGGTGTCAACTCTGGCGGGTGAGTCGTCCCTTTTAACCCCTTCATTAACCCGTCTTCGATCTAACAACCAACCCATCCAGCATGGACCAGTCCGCCTCCGTCTTCTCCCAGCGCGGTTCTGCTCTCTTCGTGTCCTTCAGCCCCTCTCTGACCGCTCGCCCCGTCTTCTTCCCGACAACCAACCCGGAACTCTCCTTCCTCATCGCCCAGTCCTTCGTCACCTCCAACAAGCAGGTCACCGGCCCCATTCACTACAACCTCCGCGTCGTCGAGTGCAGCATGGCAGGCGCTTTCCTCAACGCAGCCCTTAACCCGGCCGGCACAAAGCTCCCCACCGACGCCTCTCCTCTCGGCATCTCTCTCCATGGCTTCCACGAGGCCTACTTCGCCAACAACAAGCTCCCGCACGGCGAGGGCGCATCAGCAGAGGAGGCCGCAGAGGCACAGCTCCGCGTGCTCATCGATGTCACCAAGAAGGCTCTCGACAGCACCGAGGGCTACACCCGCGAAGAGATCGCCAAGGTTCTGGGCGTCTCCGTCCCGGAGCTTGAGCAGATCTTCATGTCCAAGCTCTCCGTCCGCGCCGACCGCTTCAAGCTCCGCCAGCGCGCCCTGCACGTCTTTGAGGAGGCTCTCCGCGTACTCCAGTTCATGAAGGTTCTGGAGCAGGAGGCGCCGAAGGATACCTCTGACACCACGGCCTACAACAAGCGCCTCGGCGACCTGCTTAACGCCACACAAGACTCGTGCCGCGACTTGTACGAGTGCAGTGCCCCTGAGATTGACGAGCTTTGCCGCATTGCGCGCGAAAACGGATCCTATGGCAGCAGACTTACCGGTGCTGGCTGGGGTGGCTGCACAGTCCACATGGTGCCTGCTGACAAGGCTGCTGCCGTCAAGGAGGCGTGGGAGAGGGAATACTACTCCAAGCGCGAGCTTACTGAAGAGCAGAAGGAGGGTGCTGTTGTTGTGAGTCGGCCGGGAAGTGGAAGTGCGGCATATCCCCTTCAAGGAGGGGGCGTTGTAAATGTAACCACACCAGGTACAGGACAAATAAAGAGGAGGACCCCGTAGGCTATTTAGCAGTACATATTTTTATGGACTTCAAGCAATTCTAAACATTTTGAATGAAAACCAACTTATAATATGCTTCCTCTTGGATTTCACATGGGCCTAGAAGCGCGGCAGGTTATGGGCCTTTGTGTTATCTCCTCAAATACTTCAAATCTCAGGCGCTCTCCAACTTTACAACCTACCTTTAGTCTTATCAAGGTATTCTGAGTTTGCAGCGTACGGCCTGTAAAGTATACACCATATTTCGTCGACAGGCAGAAGAATGCTGAAAGAAGGAACTTACCAGCGAGACTTACATGCATATGCGCCTCCTGTCAAGctcagcgcttatacccattcaaatcaatcaaacaaataagtcaaacaaacagtcaaatataggaatttcagtaagtcaaacaatcaaatattctagcccatatatttagtatatttgaTCAAATCTAGAATCTAAGGGTGGGCCCGAATATACCAATAATATACCGAGAAAATAcggtaaaaaaggggccgcCCGGACCCGGATTCGAACACCGGACCTCCGGTATTAAGGTGGGCCCGCCGAAAAAAATTCGGCGGCTCCGGCGCAGAATCCACTGCACCATTTACACCTCTAAAcgggctatagaaaattctAGCAAATTAAACAAATATTCATcaaataagtcaaacaatcaaatatagcgcgagaaatcagccaaacaatcaaatatgaggttcatatttgatttgtttgtatgggtataagcgctggtCAAGCTGACGGTTCGTCTTCTGTCGATAAAGTCGCATAGCTACTCCGCGTACAGATGAGAGGTCGACCGAGCCAATTTCCCGTCTGTCAAAGCCGGGCTTGTGCTGTGAGGGTGCAAGGCTTTGCCAGAGACAAGCAGAGCCATGGCCAAACCAACCAATTTAAAGAAGATTATGGGATGTGTCGATGAGACTTGGTACGGTGAAGACGGAAGGGAAGATAAGTGCTCCCTAGTTTGGCCCAATACTATGCTTAGCAATTAATTACTCACTGCGCAATATCCATGAGGCCATGGCAGTGGGGATCATAGGGACGTCTTCCGCATCTTCGCCTTGATCAGGAGGGAGATAGTCGCGGATGAGTGCGGGAATAGAACTGCACAGGCACGGTGGCCGCTGACATGTTTGCTTGGCTTATAGAGGACGCTCATCATCATTACGATTCCAAAGTATCGGCGCCTATAGAGGAACCTTTAACAGTTAGCATTACGGCGTCATAGAGGAAGGGTACAAAAAGCAGGCTGAAGAGGTATTCACCACGTATCGTTGCACATTAGTAAGCTTGATAATCAGTAAGGGCACTTGATAGAGATAATACTGTTGCAAAAATATCATGTTCAACAATGACGAAATATGTTTGTTCGGCTTCAACCGTGGGCCCTGTATCCATCCATCCTACTTCTTGCATGGGTTATGCTGACCCGGGCTCACAGATATGGTTCGCATCGTTGTCTTGCTTCTGAGAAGGTTCACACTGAGAGATATCGCCGAAATCAAGGACAGGTCGAAACAGAATCATATCACTCGTCTTGGCGGGACGGAACACGATCGTCGGTGCTTACGCCGAAATTGTCAAGATAGCCGCACACGATGGCTATGTCTCTAAACCCCTCAGTGGATGTTGATCGAGTGCAGAGGTCATTGTGTGCATGGCGAAGTCAATGATTGGGTCCCTTGCATGTTGCGACGGGTCATTGAAGCGCATGAAGCAAGGAATCTACCAAAGTATCGGAGGAGCATTGAGAACATCCTTTTGAGACATAGACTCCCGGGGAGTATGCGTTCAAGTCAGTTTGAAAGTGGGGTCATAGGTATGAAGCTGTATTAGCTATGAGAAGTCCCTCTGcgactataaaaagaaagggcCGCAGCTTCTCTATCTTATCAGCCGCTACGTTTGCATCCAGTCATGACACATTACTCGCCTTTGAGGATGCACCGTCTGCCAGCTGGGCCTCAACAACTCTGACATCTCTGTGTGTGCCAAGATAATGAATCAGGACATAATATAAGACACTCATTTCAGACATCTCTCAATCCAGGATGGTCGCTGACGATCATTGATTAAGCTTCCAGGTCGTCCTTCACTTCTGACTTTTCAAGCATGCCTCTGCAAGAATGTTGACAATCTCATCGAAATGAACCGTCAAGGCTATGGGCACCCAAAGACTATCGACAAGGGGACTTTCGCCTATCTGAAGGTAACATCGGAGACAAAGCGGATCACTGAATCGATACACCCTCGGTCTAAGCTAGCCTGTAAGTGTTGAAACGGATTGCCGGTCTGTTTCTCATCGCCAGAAGAGCAGACAATTTCAGCTGGACTTGTCATCCGATGATGAAAGACCGTCGGCCCAACTGTATTTTCAGTTCACAAAGATCTATCATATCTACTCGGCGATATTGAACTGCCGTATGCGCCTGTCGTCGTCTTTAAGAGCCGTCTAGACTAGCTCTATGGCTCGGTAGATCGGCAACGAAGCTTAGCCAAAGCTTGAATCGTACCCCAGACACTACCCATGTTCCAGGACCCCCTCCTTCCTTTTCGGGCAGGAGACTCCCCTTCACTCCCAAGTCTTATCAATACCACGAATGATGAAAGATTGATATTTCGGATGTTCGGCCAACAAATGAGGGGTCCATATGGTGAAACAATCAATAATCCATCTGGTGGAACCGTGATCACGAATCTTTGCAACCGAATGCGCGTTGCAGAAGAACATAAAAGGATGGCGTCTAGCCGGCAAGTTGTCGACCAGAACTGGCCTGTGGCAACTTTTGCAGGGACTATAGACACAATCGACTTCACTGCATCATCACTGACCCCCTACGCTCATTATGAAGTCCATTGTCGCTATCGCATCGGCGGCGAGCCTGATTAGCTCTGCTGCGGCCGCATCCCGTTCACCCCTTCAGTTCGACATCACCGAAGTCGACCTATCGTCTCTGCAGAAACGCAACGTCGACAGCGAACCCTTGGAAGTTTCCCCTCATGTTCTCGAACTAAACAGAGTCGTTGGTACCTCCCCGGCTCAGACATGGATTCAGTCCATTCGGAACGGGCCTGGCTCGAATGGCATGTACAAGACAGGTCACGTTACAAACTTGACCGACTTGAACGGCTACGAGTACATAGCCAGCATTCTCTTCGGCGATGAGACTCTCCAAGTGATTGTTGACTCCGGATCAAGTGACACATGGGCTGTTCAGAAGGACTTCACCTGCCAAGACTCTGACGGCAACAGGTTGAACGACGTGAGTAACGAAACATGGACCCTAAACATGAACCCTAAACAGGGGAGGAGTTTGCTTTAGGCGGAGCTGACCTGCAAACGTCGCGAGCAGACCTCATTGTGCAACTTCGGGCCCACGTACAACGGTACGTTCCAGCATGGCTCCATTCCTGGCGTGCACTTCAACATTACCTACGGTGACGGGGAATTTGCCACAGGCCTCATGGGTTACCAGGACATCACTCTTGCCGGTCTCGAGGTGCCGCATCAAGAAGTGGCCTTGGTTAACAAAACGTACTGGAACGGCGACAACGTCGCTAGCGGCTTGCTCGGCCTCGCCTATGACTTGCTCACCAGCGAGTACAATGATGCGACCGGCAAGTCCATCTACTACGACTCTATCTTTACCACCATGTCCAAGAAGGGCATCGTCAAGCCCGATCTCTTTAGCATGGCCATGGACAGCAAGTCTCAGGTCGGTCAATTGGCTTTCGGCGGATTGCCTCCTGTCGAGACTAAGGGCAAGCTTATCAGCACGCCTATCCGAATGGTGAGTGATTCGAAGCTGGGAAAGTGCCAGTGCGGAAACGTACGCTTCATGATGGGAAGCTAAAATGAAGTCAGGTCGCCCTCTTATCTCACAGGCCCGAGGCGAAAACCGAGTACTCTTTCTACACCATCCTTCCTGACGGATATGTCATCAAGAACGTGACCATGGCCCCTACTACTAACCAGACCCTGGCTGCAAGCAAGTGGAATACCGCGGTCTCTAAGCCTGCCGGGTTTTACAACAGTACAACTCCGACGATTGTCGACAGTGGCACGACTTTGATGTATGTGCCTTCTGGTAAGTAGAATTGAAACCCTTCAACAATGCTCAGCCAGTAGCATGAATCGCCAAGCTTACGTATTTGCCCAGATATCTCCGATGCATTCGCAGCTGGAATTCCCAACTCCTTCTACGACATCTTTTCTGGCGCATATTATGCTCCCTGTGACGCTACAGTACCAGACTTTGGTATCGTGATCAACGGGCACACTTTCTACGCCGACAAAGCCGATTTGATCCAGAGTACCGACCCGCTTGACAATGGTGACGGCACCTTTGTCTGTCTGCTTGGTGTCACCGATGGCGGCGAGGGCCCTTACATCTTGGGTGACACCATGATGAACAGCCTCGTGACTGTGTTCGACGTTGGCGCAGGTATGATGCGGTTTGCTAGCCGTAAATGAGCTGGCTTAAGCAGGTCGAGTTATATGACCTGACGAGCCGCGACCATTACGATTCGCGAGTAAATTCATTGTAGCTTTCATGTAGCAAATGTGTGTAGTATAATAGTTGTAGTGAGCAAATACTGCCGTGAACGCGCGTATAAGCGCGACAATGTACGCCACTTTAGCTCTGCGGAGAGCGCTATGCAGTGCGTGTTGACTTGTATGTACTAGTAGTTGTTATGGTCCTTATTTCCGTGGTCATTATACTTGTGGAAGCATGGCACCTCGATACTGATTGTTGACGAAAGCAAGTTCAACATTTTGCCGCTACAGAAATGTACTAGCATATGGTGAAGTAACTTGCAATATTCAGCGGAGTCTTCCATTCCATGGCGAATGATATTTTAGCTTTCTCGTTAAGAAGGCTAggatttagtataaaaaattatgGCGGCAATTAGAGTTGATTGTTGTGAAAGCCCGCAAACATTGCGAGAGTTTTATTTACAAGAACCGAATGCATAAGCTCTAAGTCTAAGCACACCCAGGGAAACCGCTTCCAGTTCCCGCACCCTGTCTGTCGCAGCAGTTCTGGTAGGTCTATGGCCTCGTTAGTAAAGACGTAACGCCACTTGGGAAAGCCATTGTTGTTGAAGACTGAAAATTGACGTACTGTGGTATCAGGACCATTGTAGTTGCAGCAAAGGAACCACTGTCCCCAGACAAGCTCGTGGGGGAATTTGCCGCTGTAGGCCACGCATGCAGGGGATTGGCGCTCAACAACTGACGGGGCAGCGCTCGTGCCCGCGATGAGGGGAAGCACAACGGCGACGATTGAGAACTTCATGTTTGAGATTTGGAACTTAAGAGGACTTTGAAGAGTGATTGAGGTTGGGTTGAGTGAGTTGATAGAATGGTTGATGATGAGAaagtgtcggattggaagtccaattcgaccgcggcatacagccgactgcgcaggggccaattaggggccctatttacgattatcgtagccagcccaacctacggttagaacctcctttttatacctactacgcaaatatttatataatttaattaatctcttcgttaactacggttcaaactaactaccctataatagggatactaatattaattagtaattaaattttattattatagatcggtaaggtatctcgctacgtaaaagagacgacttcttaatattatataggataggagattcgtactaattaaccttataaaagtaaataaaaaaggaggcgattctcgaataccgcacggaattaagtaatcgtagccctttactacttacgagaggtcgatatttattatattaaactacgttaattaacggaactacttaagcaactagccttttaccgtcgccccgagt
The Colletotrichum lupini chromosome 6, complete sequence DNA segment above includes these coding regions:
- a CDS encoding galactokinase; amino-acid sequence: MAGPVPTASALADIYTDDALPIQTKRWSSLLSQFESEYGHPASVVARSPGRVNIIGEHIDYSLYSVLPMAITADAILAFSVTDTPADSDTFTLRVANAQSDKYPSRTFEVPIGADVPIDSKVHEWSNYFKSGLSGALELLRRKHGKDFRPKGMKILMDGNVPVGGGLSSSAAFVSASALAVMLANGEKTVDKTELTKLAIVSERAVGVNSGGMDQSASVFSQRGSALFVSFSPSLTARPVFFPTTNPELSFLIAQSFVTSNKQVTGPIHYNLRVVECSMAGAFLNAALNPAGTKLPTDASPLGISLHGFHEAYFANNKLPHGEGASAEEAAEAQLRVLIDVTKKALDSTEGYTREEIAKVLGVSVPELEQIFMSKLSVRADRFKLRQRALHVFEEALRVLQFMKVLEQEAPKDTSDTTAYNKRLGDLLNATQDSCRDLYECSAPEIDELCRIARENGSYGSRLTGAGWGGCTVHMVPADKAAAVKEAWEREYYSKRELTEEQKEGAVVALSNFTTYL
- a CDS encoding eukaryotic aspartyl protease, with amino-acid sequence MKSIVAIASAASLISSAAAASRSPLQFDITEVDLSSLQKRNVDSEPLEVSPHVLELNRVVGTSPAQTWIQSIRNGPGSNGMYKTGHVTNLTDLNGYEYIASILFGDETLQVIVDSGSSDTWAVQKDFTCQDSDGNRLNDTSLCNFGPTYNGTFQHGSIPGVHFNITYGDGEFATGLMGYQDITLAGLEVPHQEVALVNKTYWNGDNVASGLLGLAYDLLTSEYNDATGKSIYYDSIFTTMSKKGIVKPDLFSMAMDSKSQVGQLAFGGLPPVETKGKLISTPIRMVALLSHRPEAKTEYSFYTILPDGYVIKNVTMAPTTNQTLAASKWNTAVSKPAGFYNSTTPTIVDSGTTLMYVPSDISDAFAAGIPNSFYDIFSGAYYAPCDATVPDFGIVINGHTFYADKADLIQSTDPLDNGDGTFVCLLGVTDGGEGPYILGDTMMNSLVTVFDVGAGMMRFASRK